Proteins found in one Arachis stenosperma cultivar V10309 chromosome 8, arast.V10309.gnm1.PFL2, whole genome shotgun sequence genomic segment:
- the LOC130944536 gene encoding amine oxidase [copper-containing] gamma 2-like codes for MESRKSLQFLVLSICVTLVLVVTWVHLPSSPNKVFLDCTLSSAWCSSKNRIQSSTKPNNLIKKPQQSSSTTQHQQHDSDVPHHPLDPLTVQEFNKVHAILAAHPFFESVSKYTLNTVSLEEPDKELVIKWKRGDPLPARKASVTAMVKGKSHFLTVDLNTDEVSIDEKSSVVSGYPTMAMEEMVGVLDVPLKSIEFNRTISQRGVNMGDLACLPISSGWYDLPVEENRRLIKVQCYSKKDTVNFYMKPIEGLTVLVDMDKKEVVSISDNGRDIPIANGINTDYRYSVQKLNGDFRLFNPISLEQPKGPSFTVEDGHLVKWANWEFHLKADARAGIIISQVKVRDPETSELRSVMYKGFTSELFVPYMDPTEAWYFKTYMDAGEYGFGLQAMPLDPLNDCPRNAYYMDGVFAAADGTPYLQPNMICVFESYAGDIAWRHSECPITDLQVTEVRPKVNLVVRMAAAVANYDYIIDWEFQTDGLIRAKVGLSGILMVKGTTYDHMNQVPSQEYLYGTLLSENIIGVIHDHFITYYLDLDVDGSDNSFMKINIKKQETLPGESPRKSYLKAVKNVAKTEKDAQIKLKLYDPSEFHMINPSKKTRVGNPVGYKVVPSGTAASLLDPEDPPQKRAAFTNNQIWVTPYNKSEQWAGGLFVYQSEGDDTLQVWSNRDRPIENKDIVLWYTLGFHHIPCQEDYPIMPTVSSSFDLKPVNFFERNPILKLPPNFKDDLPVCKAHDSS; via the exons ATGGAGTCCAGAAAATCGTTGCAGTTCCTTGTTCTCTCAATCTGTGTAACACTCGTTTTAGTAGTCACCTGGGTTCATCTTCCATCATCCCCCAACAAGGTGTTCCTAGACTGCACCCTCTCCTCTGCATGGTGCTCTTCCAAAAATCGCATCCAATCTTCCACAAAACCCaacaatttaataaaaaaaccACAACAATCATCATCAACCACACAACACCAACAACACGACTCTGATGTTCCTCACCATCCCCTAGACCCACTAACCGTCCAAGAATTCAACAAGGTCCACGCCATTCTCGCCGCACACCCTTTCTTTGAGTCGGTATCCAAATACACTCTCAACACCGTTTCCCTCGAAGAGCCAGACAAAGAGCTCGTGATCAAATGGAAGCGAGGAGATCCACTTCCGGCGAGGAAGGCCTCGGTCACTGCAATGGTGAAAGGAAAATCTCATTTTCTAACCGTAGATCTCAACACTGATGAAGTATCCATTGACGAAAAAAGCTCTGTAGTTTCAGGGTACCCAACAATGGCCATGGAGGAGATGGTGGGGGTACTCGATGTTCCCTTAAAGAGCATCGAGTTCAACCGCACCATCTCCCAACGTGGCGTAAACATGGGGGATCTTGCATGCCTCCCTATCTCTTCGGGTTGGTATGACTTGCCCGTAGAGGAGAACAGAAGGCTGATTAAAGTGCAGTGTTATTCGAAGAAGGACACTGTGAACTTCTACATGAAACCGATTGAGGGGCTTACTGTGCTGGTTGACATGGATAAGAAAGAAGTTGTGAGCATTTCGGATAACGGCAGAGACATCCCTATTGCTAACGGAATCAACACTGATTACCGTTATTCCGTTCAGAAGCTTAACGGTGACTTCCGTCTCTTCAATCCGATCTCACTGGAGCAGCCCAAAGGACCAAGCTTCACAGTGGAAGACGGCCACTTAGTTAAATGGGCAAACTGGGAATTTCATCTTAAGGCAGATGCCAGAGCTGGAATCATAATCTCGCAGGTCAAG GTGAGGGATCCAGAAACATCAGAGCTAAGGAGCGTGATGTACAAAGGGTTCACATCAGAGTTATTCGTGCCATACATGGACCCCACAGAGGCGTGGTACTTCAAGACATACATGGACGCAGGAGAGTACGGGTTTGGGCTGCAGGCAATGCCTCTGGACCCACTCAACGACTGCCCAAGAAATGCGTACTACATGGATGGCGTCTTTGCTGCCGCTGATGGAACTCCCTACCTTCAACCCAACATGATCTGCGTCTTTGAGTCCTATGCTGGCGATATTGCCTGGCGCCATTCAGAGTGCCCCATTACTGACTTACAG GTTACAGAGGTGAGGCCGAAAGTGAACCTAGTGGTTCGAATGGCAGCAGCCGTGGCAAACTATGACTATATTATTGACTGGGAATTTCAAACGGACGGACTAATCAGAGCAAAG GTTGGACTAAGTGGTATTTTGATGGTGAAAGGAACAACCTACGATCATATGAACCAAGTTCCGAGCCAAGAATACCTCTATGGCACCCTTTTGAGCGAAAACATAATTGGTGTAATCCATGACCATTTTATCACTTACTACCTTGATTTGGACGTAGATGGAAGCGACAATTCCTTCATGAAAATAAATATCAAGAAGCAAGAGACATTGCCAGGAGAATCACCTAGAAAAAGCTACCTAAAGGCAGTGAAAAATGTTGCAAAGACAGAGAAGGATGCACAAATAAAGCTTAAGCTGTATGACCCATCAGAATTTCACATGATAAACCCATCAAAGAAGACAAGGGTTGGAAACCCTGTTGGGTACAAAGTGGTTCCAAGTGGCACAGCAGCTAGTCTTTTGGACCCTGAAGACCCACCACAGAAGAGGGCTGCATTTACAAATAACCAAATATGGGTCACTCCTTACAACAAGAGTGAGCAATGGGCCGGTGGCTTATTTGTTTACCAGAGCGAAGGTGATGATACTCTTCAAGTGTGGTCCAACAG GGATCGTCCAATTGAGAATAAGGATATTGTGCTGTGGTACACACTTGGGTTCCATCACATACCATGTCAAGAAGACTACCCCATCATGCCTACTGTGTCATCAAGCTTCGACCTCAAGCCTGTCAATTTCTTTGAGAGAAATCCAATTTTAAAGTTGCCCCCGAATTTCAAGGATGATTTACCTGTTTGCAAGGCTCATGATTCATCTTGA